The following proteins come from a genomic window of Bos mutus isolate GX-2022 chromosome 21, NWIPB_WYAK_1.1, whole genome shotgun sequence:
- the NEIL1 gene encoding endonuclease 8-like 1 isoform X6 produces MEQGRDRAGAVAKPADFLPIPIDHAPSDPLGSPLKTGSDIATSLEAHLAQPAVILPTGPGHPSHRMPEGPELHLASHFVNEACRELVFGGCVEKSPVSRNPEVPFESSAYSISALARGKELRLTLSPLPGAQPQQEPLALVFRFGMTGSFQLVPSDALPPHAHLRFYTAPPGPRLALCFVDIRRFGRWDLGGEWQPGRGPCVLLEYEQFRENVLRNLADKAFDRPICEALLDQRFFNGIGNYLRAEILYRLRIPPFEKARTVLEALQQRRPGDPGPLAPKGGKSRKKKKSQEAQQGPEDRVEDPPSPNKAPSRTRRAQRGLPKQTTAQVPEGTSLQQDPEAPPVPDKGKRRRRPATSGRHRTRKIKADIPSLEPEGTSAS; encoded by the exons atggagcagGGGAGGGACAGAGCAGGGGCTGTGGCCAAGCCAGCTGATTTCCTGCCAATTCCCATTGACCATGCCCCCTCTGACCCTCTGGGCTCGCCTCTGAAAACTGGGAGTGATATTGCCACCTCACTGGAGGCACACCTGGCCCAACCTGCTGTCATCCTCCCCACAGGGCCTGGCCACCCCTCCCACAGAATGCCCGAGGGCCCTGAACTGCATCTGGCCAGCCACTTTGTGAACGAGGCATGCAGGGAGCTGGTCTTTGGCGGGTGTGTGGAGAAGTCACCCGTCAGCCGCAACCCTGAGGTACCCTTTGAGAGCAGCGCCTACAGCATCTCTGCTTTGGCCCGCGGCAAGGAGCTGCGCCTGACCCTGAGCCCCCTGCCTGGGGCCCAGCCCCAACAGGAGCCACTGGCCCTTGTCTTCCGCTTTGGCATGACTGGCTCCTTCCAGCTGGTGCCCAGCGATGCGCTGCCACCCCACGCCCACCTGCGGTTTTACACAGCTCCACCTGGCCCCCGACTTGCCCTCTGCTTTGTGGACATCCGCCGATTCGGCCGCTGGGACCTCGGGGGCGAGTGGCAGCCAGGCCGCGGGCCGTGTGTCTTGCTGGAGTATGAGCAGTTCAG GGAGAATGTGTTACGAAACCTAGCAGACAAGGCCTTTGACCGGCCCATCTGTGAGGCCCTGCTGGACCAGAGGTTCTTTAATGGCATCGGCAACTATCTGCGGGCGGAGATCCTGTACCG GCTGAGGATCCCCCCCTTCGAGAAGGCCCGCACAGTTCTGGAGGCCCTGCAGCAGCGCAGGCCG GGGGATCCTGGACCCCTGGCACCCAAAG GGGGCAAGTCCCGCAAGAAGAAGAAGTCCCAGGAAGCACAGCAGGGTCCTGAGGACAGAGTGGAG gaccCTCCATCTCCAAACAAAGCCCCTTCAAGGACACGGAGGGCACAGAGAGGCCTTCCTAAACAGACTACAGCTCAGGTGCCCGAGGGGACCAGCCTCCAACAGGACCCAGAAGCCCCCCCGGTCCCTgacaaagggaagagaaggaggcgGCCAGCAACCTCAG GCCGCCACAGAACCCGGAAGATCAAGGCTGACATCCCATCCTTGGAGCCTGAGGGGACCTCAGCCTCCTAG
- the NEIL1 gene encoding endonuclease 8-like 1 isoform X2 has translation MEQGRDRAGAVAKPADFLPIPIDHAPSDPLGSPLKTGSDIATSLEAHLAQPAVILPTGPGHPSHRMPEGPELHLASHFVNEACRELVFGGCVEKSPVSRNPEVPFESSAYSISALARGKELRLTLSPLPGAQPQQEPLALVFRFGMTGSFQLVPSDALPPHAHLRFYTAPPGPRLALCFVDIRRFGRWDLGGEWQPGRGPCVLLEYEQFRENVLRNLADKAFDRPICEALLDQRFFNGIGNYLRAEILYRLRIPPFEKARTVLEALQQRRPSPELTLSQKIRAKLQNPDLLELCHSVPKEVVQLGGKGYGSESGEEDFAAFRAWLQCYSTPGMSSLRDRHGRTIWFQGDPGPLAPKGGKSRKKKKSQEAQQGPEDRVEDPPSPNKAPSRTRRAQRGLPKQTTAQVPEGTSLQQDPEAPPVPDKGKRRRRPATSGRHRTRKIKADIPSLEPEGTSAS, from the exons atggagcagGGGAGGGACAGAGCAGGGGCTGTGGCCAAGCCAGCTGATTTCCTGCCAATTCCCATTGACCATGCCCCCTCTGACCCTCTGGGCTCGCCTCTGAAAACTGGGAGTGATATTGCCACCTCACTGGAGGCACACCTGGCCCAACCTGCTGTCATCCTCCCCACAGGGCCTGGCCACCCCTCCCACAGAATGCCCGAGGGCCCTGAACTGCATCTGGCCAGCCACTTTGTGAACGAGGCATGCAGGGAGCTGGTCTTTGGCGGGTGTGTGGAGAAGTCACCCGTCAGCCGCAACCCTGAGGTACCCTTTGAGAGCAGCGCCTACAGCATCTCTGCTTTGGCCCGCGGCAAGGAGCTGCGCCTGACCCTGAGCCCCCTGCCTGGGGCCCAGCCCCAACAGGAGCCACTGGCCCTTGTCTTCCGCTTTGGCATGACTGGCTCCTTCCAGCTGGTGCCCAGCGATGCGCTGCCACCCCACGCCCACCTGCGGTTTTACACAGCTCCACCTGGCCCCCGACTTGCCCTCTGCTTTGTGGACATCCGCCGATTCGGCCGCTGGGACCTCGGGGGCGAGTGGCAGCCAGGCCGCGGGCCGTGTGTCTTGCTGGAGTATGAGCAGTTCAG GGAGAATGTGTTACGAAACCTAGCAGACAAGGCCTTTGACCGGCCCATCTGTGAGGCCCTGCTGGACCAGAGGTTCTTTAATGGCATCGGCAACTATCTGCGGGCGGAGATCCTGTACCG GCTGAGGATCCCCCCCTTCGAGAAGGCCCGCACAGTTCTGGAGGCCCTGCAGCAGCGCAGGCCG AGCCCGGAGCTGACCCTGAGCCAGAAGATTAGGGCCAAGCTGCAGAACCCTGACCTGCTGGAGCTGTGCCACTCGGTGCCCAAGGAAGTGGTCCAGCTGG GGGGCAAAGGCTACGGGTCGGAGAGCGGGGAGGAGGACTTTGCTGCCTTCCGAGCCTGGCTGCAGtgttacagcacaccaggcatgaGCTCCCTGCGGGACCGGCATGGCCGCACCATCTGGTTCCAG GGGGATCCTGGACCCCTGGCACCCAAAG GGGGCAAGTCCCGCAAGAAGAAGAAGTCCCAGGAAGCACAGCAGGGTCCTGAGGACAGAGTGGAG gaccCTCCATCTCCAAACAAAGCCCCTTCAAGGACACGGAGGGCACAGAGAGGCCTTCCTAAACAGACTACAGCTCAGGTGCCCGAGGGGACCAGCCTCCAACAGGACCCAGAAGCCCCCCCGGTCCCTgacaaagggaagagaaggaggcgGCCAGCAACCTCAG GCCGCCACAGAACCCGGAAGATCAAGGCTGACATCCCATCCTTGGAGCCTGAGGGGACCTCAGCCTCCTAG
- the NEIL1 gene encoding endonuclease 8-like 1 isoform X5, which yields MEQGRDRAGAVAKPADFLPIPIDHAPSDPLGSPLKTGSDIATSLEAHLAQPAVILPTGPGHPSHRMPEGPELHLASHFVNEACRELVFGGCVEKSPVSRNPEVPFESSAYSISALARGKELRLTLSPLPGAQPQQEPLALVFRFGMTGSFQLVPSDALPPHAHLRFYTAPPGPRLALCFVDIRRFGRWDLGGEWQPGRGPCVLLEYEQFRENVLRNLADKAFDRPICEALLDQRFFNGIGNYLRAEILYRLRIPPFEKARTVLEALQQRRPGDPGPLAPKGGKSRKKKKSQEAQQGPEDRVEGSSRPCVFSTQDPPSPNKAPSRTRRAQRGLPKQTTAQVPEGTSLQQDPEAPPVPDKGKRRRRPATSGRHRTRKIKADIPSLEPEGTSAS from the exons atggagcagGGGAGGGACAGAGCAGGGGCTGTGGCCAAGCCAGCTGATTTCCTGCCAATTCCCATTGACCATGCCCCCTCTGACCCTCTGGGCTCGCCTCTGAAAACTGGGAGTGATATTGCCACCTCACTGGAGGCACACCTGGCCCAACCTGCTGTCATCCTCCCCACAGGGCCTGGCCACCCCTCCCACAGAATGCCCGAGGGCCCTGAACTGCATCTGGCCAGCCACTTTGTGAACGAGGCATGCAGGGAGCTGGTCTTTGGCGGGTGTGTGGAGAAGTCACCCGTCAGCCGCAACCCTGAGGTACCCTTTGAGAGCAGCGCCTACAGCATCTCTGCTTTGGCCCGCGGCAAGGAGCTGCGCCTGACCCTGAGCCCCCTGCCTGGGGCCCAGCCCCAACAGGAGCCACTGGCCCTTGTCTTCCGCTTTGGCATGACTGGCTCCTTCCAGCTGGTGCCCAGCGATGCGCTGCCACCCCACGCCCACCTGCGGTTTTACACAGCTCCACCTGGCCCCCGACTTGCCCTCTGCTTTGTGGACATCCGCCGATTCGGCCGCTGGGACCTCGGGGGCGAGTGGCAGCCAGGCCGCGGGCCGTGTGTCTTGCTGGAGTATGAGCAGTTCAG GGAGAATGTGTTACGAAACCTAGCAGACAAGGCCTTTGACCGGCCCATCTGTGAGGCCCTGCTGGACCAGAGGTTCTTTAATGGCATCGGCAACTATCTGCGGGCGGAGATCCTGTACCG GCTGAGGATCCCCCCCTTCGAGAAGGCCCGCACAGTTCTGGAGGCCCTGCAGCAGCGCAGGCCG GGGGATCCTGGACCCCTGGCACCCAAAG GGGGCAAGTCCCGCAAGAAGAAGAAGTCCCAGGAAGCACAGCAGGGTCCTGAGGACAGAGTGGAG GGCTCCTCACGGCCCTGCgtcttctccacccaggaccCTCCATCTCCAAACAAAGCCCCTTCAAGGACACGGAGGGCACAGAGAGGCCTTCCTAAACAGACTACAGCTCAGGTGCCCGAGGGGACCAGCCTCCAACAGGACCCAGAAGCCCCCCCGGTCCCTgacaaagggaagagaaggaggcgGCCAGCAACCTCAG GCCGCCACAGAACCCGGAAGATCAAGGCTGACATCCCATCCTTGGAGCCTGAGGGGACCTCAGCCTCCTAG
- the NEIL1 gene encoding endonuclease 8-like 1 isoform X1 translates to MEQGRDRAGAVAKPADFLPIPIDHAPSDPLGSPLKTGSDIATSLEAHLAQPAVILPTGPGHPSHRMPEGPELHLASHFVNEACRELVFGGCVEKSPVSRNPEVPFESSAYSISALARGKELRLTLSPLPGAQPQQEPLALVFRFGMTGSFQLVPSDALPPHAHLRFYTAPPGPRLALCFVDIRRFGRWDLGGEWQPGRGPCVLLEYEQFRENVLRNLADKAFDRPICEALLDQRFFNGIGNYLRAEILYRLRIPPFEKARTVLEALQQRRPSPELTLSQKIRAKLQNPDLLELCHSVPKEVVQLGGKGYGSESGEEDFAAFRAWLQCYSTPGMSSLRDRHGRTIWFQGDPGPLAPKGGKSRKKKKSQEAQQGPEDRVEGSSRPCVFSTQDPPSPNKAPSRTRRAQRGLPKQTTAQVPEGTSLQQDPEAPPVPDKGKRRRRPATSGRHRTRKIKADIPSLEPEGTSAS, encoded by the exons atggagcagGGGAGGGACAGAGCAGGGGCTGTGGCCAAGCCAGCTGATTTCCTGCCAATTCCCATTGACCATGCCCCCTCTGACCCTCTGGGCTCGCCTCTGAAAACTGGGAGTGATATTGCCACCTCACTGGAGGCACACCTGGCCCAACCTGCTGTCATCCTCCCCACAGGGCCTGGCCACCCCTCCCACAGAATGCCCGAGGGCCCTGAACTGCATCTGGCCAGCCACTTTGTGAACGAGGCATGCAGGGAGCTGGTCTTTGGCGGGTGTGTGGAGAAGTCACCCGTCAGCCGCAACCCTGAGGTACCCTTTGAGAGCAGCGCCTACAGCATCTCTGCTTTGGCCCGCGGCAAGGAGCTGCGCCTGACCCTGAGCCCCCTGCCTGGGGCCCAGCCCCAACAGGAGCCACTGGCCCTTGTCTTCCGCTTTGGCATGACTGGCTCCTTCCAGCTGGTGCCCAGCGATGCGCTGCCACCCCACGCCCACCTGCGGTTTTACACAGCTCCACCTGGCCCCCGACTTGCCCTCTGCTTTGTGGACATCCGCCGATTCGGCCGCTGGGACCTCGGGGGCGAGTGGCAGCCAGGCCGCGGGCCGTGTGTCTTGCTGGAGTATGAGCAGTTCAG GGAGAATGTGTTACGAAACCTAGCAGACAAGGCCTTTGACCGGCCCATCTGTGAGGCCCTGCTGGACCAGAGGTTCTTTAATGGCATCGGCAACTATCTGCGGGCGGAGATCCTGTACCG GCTGAGGATCCCCCCCTTCGAGAAGGCCCGCACAGTTCTGGAGGCCCTGCAGCAGCGCAGGCCG AGCCCGGAGCTGACCCTGAGCCAGAAGATTAGGGCCAAGCTGCAGAACCCTGACCTGCTGGAGCTGTGCCACTCGGTGCCCAAGGAAGTGGTCCAGCTGG GGGGCAAAGGCTACGGGTCGGAGAGCGGGGAGGAGGACTTTGCTGCCTTCCGAGCCTGGCTGCAGtgttacagcacaccaggcatgaGCTCCCTGCGGGACCGGCATGGCCGCACCATCTGGTTCCAG GGGGATCCTGGACCCCTGGCACCCAAAG GGGGCAAGTCCCGCAAGAAGAAGAAGTCCCAGGAAGCACAGCAGGGTCCTGAGGACAGAGTGGAG GGCTCCTCACGGCCCTGCgtcttctccacccaggaccCTCCATCTCCAAACAAAGCCCCTTCAAGGACACGGAGGGCACAGAGAGGCCTTCCTAAACAGACTACAGCTCAGGTGCCCGAGGGGACCAGCCTCCAACAGGACCCAGAAGCCCCCCCGGTCCCTgacaaagggaagagaaggaggcgGCCAGCAACCTCAG GCCGCCACAGAACCCGGAAGATCAAGGCTGACATCCCATCCTTGGAGCCTGAGGGGACCTCAGCCTCCTAG
- the NEIL1 gene encoding endonuclease 8-like 1 isoform X4, whose amino-acid sequence MPEGPELHLASHFVNEACRELVFGGCVEKSPVSRNPEVPFESSAYSISALARGKELRLTLSPLPGAQPQQEPLALVFRFGMTGSFQLVPSDALPPHAHLRFYTAPPGPRLALCFVDIRRFGRWDLGGEWQPGRGPCVLLEYEQFRENVLRNLADKAFDRPICEALLDQRFFNGIGNYLRAEILYRLRIPPFEKARTVLEALQQRRPSPELTLSQKIRAKLQNPDLLELCHSVPKEVVQLGGKGYGSESGEEDFAAFRAWLQCYSTPGMSSLRDRHGRTIWFQGDPGPLAPKGGKSRKKKKSQEAQQGPEDRVEGSSRPCVFSTQDPPSPNKAPSRTRRAQRGLPKQTTAQVPEGTSLQQDPEAPPVPDKGKRRRRPATSGRHRTRKIKADIPSLEPEGTSAS is encoded by the exons ATGCCCGAGGGCCCTGAACTGCATCTGGCCAGCCACTTTGTGAACGAGGCATGCAGGGAGCTGGTCTTTGGCGGGTGTGTGGAGAAGTCACCCGTCAGCCGCAACCCTGAGGTACCCTTTGAGAGCAGCGCCTACAGCATCTCTGCTTTGGCCCGCGGCAAGGAGCTGCGCCTGACCCTGAGCCCCCTGCCTGGGGCCCAGCCCCAACAGGAGCCACTGGCCCTTGTCTTCCGCTTTGGCATGACTGGCTCCTTCCAGCTGGTGCCCAGCGATGCGCTGCCACCCCACGCCCACCTGCGGTTTTACACAGCTCCACCTGGCCCCCGACTTGCCCTCTGCTTTGTGGACATCCGCCGATTCGGCCGCTGGGACCTCGGGGGCGAGTGGCAGCCAGGCCGCGGGCCGTGTGTCTTGCTGGAGTATGAGCAGTTCAG GGAGAATGTGTTACGAAACCTAGCAGACAAGGCCTTTGACCGGCCCATCTGTGAGGCCCTGCTGGACCAGAGGTTCTTTAATGGCATCGGCAACTATCTGCGGGCGGAGATCCTGTACCG GCTGAGGATCCCCCCCTTCGAGAAGGCCCGCACAGTTCTGGAGGCCCTGCAGCAGCGCAGGCCG AGCCCGGAGCTGACCCTGAGCCAGAAGATTAGGGCCAAGCTGCAGAACCCTGACCTGCTGGAGCTGTGCCACTCGGTGCCCAAGGAAGTGGTCCAGCTGG GGGGCAAAGGCTACGGGTCGGAGAGCGGGGAGGAGGACTTTGCTGCCTTCCGAGCCTGGCTGCAGtgttacagcacaccaggcatgaGCTCCCTGCGGGACCGGCATGGCCGCACCATCTGGTTCCAG GGGGATCCTGGACCCCTGGCACCCAAAG GGGGCAAGTCCCGCAAGAAGAAGAAGTCCCAGGAAGCACAGCAGGGTCCTGAGGACAGAGTGGAG GGCTCCTCACGGCCCTGCgtcttctccacccaggaccCTCCATCTCCAAACAAAGCCCCTTCAAGGACACGGAGGGCACAGAGAGGCCTTCCTAAACAGACTACAGCTCAGGTGCCCGAGGGGACCAGCCTCCAACAGGACCCAGAAGCCCCCCCGGTCCCTgacaaagggaagagaaggaggcgGCCAGCAACCTCAG GCCGCCACAGAACCCGGAAGATCAAGGCTGACATCCCATCCTTGGAGCCTGAGGGGACCTCAGCCTCCTAG
- the NEIL1 gene encoding endonuclease 8-like 1 isoform X3, translating to MDFILKSECSWKPMEGVNEQGPGHPSHRMPEGPELHLASHFVNEACRELVFGGCVEKSPVSRNPEVPFESSAYSISALARGKELRLTLSPLPGAQPQQEPLALVFRFGMTGSFQLVPSDALPPHAHLRFYTAPPGPRLALCFVDIRRFGRWDLGGEWQPGRGPCVLLEYEQFRENVLRNLADKAFDRPICEALLDQRFFNGIGNYLRAEILYRLRIPPFEKARTVLEALQQRRPSPELTLSQKIRAKLQNPDLLELCHSVPKEVVQLGGKGYGSESGEEDFAAFRAWLQCYSTPGMSSLRDRHGRTIWFQGDPGPLAPKGGKSRKKKKSQEAQQGPEDRVEGSSRPCVFSTQDPPSPNKAPSRTRRAQRGLPKQTTAQVPEGTSLQQDPEAPPVPDKGKRRRRPATSGRHRTRKIKADIPSLEPEGTSAS from the exons ATGGACTTTATTCTAAAATCAGAGTGTTCCTGGAAGCCCATGGAAGGTGTTAATGAACAAG GGCCTGGCCACCCCTCCCACAGAATGCCCGAGGGCCCTGAACTGCATCTGGCCAGCCACTTTGTGAACGAGGCATGCAGGGAGCTGGTCTTTGGCGGGTGTGTGGAGAAGTCACCCGTCAGCCGCAACCCTGAGGTACCCTTTGAGAGCAGCGCCTACAGCATCTCTGCTTTGGCCCGCGGCAAGGAGCTGCGCCTGACCCTGAGCCCCCTGCCTGGGGCCCAGCCCCAACAGGAGCCACTGGCCCTTGTCTTCCGCTTTGGCATGACTGGCTCCTTCCAGCTGGTGCCCAGCGATGCGCTGCCACCCCACGCCCACCTGCGGTTTTACACAGCTCCACCTGGCCCCCGACTTGCCCTCTGCTTTGTGGACATCCGCCGATTCGGCCGCTGGGACCTCGGGGGCGAGTGGCAGCCAGGCCGCGGGCCGTGTGTCTTGCTGGAGTATGAGCAGTTCAG GGAGAATGTGTTACGAAACCTAGCAGACAAGGCCTTTGACCGGCCCATCTGTGAGGCCCTGCTGGACCAGAGGTTCTTTAATGGCATCGGCAACTATCTGCGGGCGGAGATCCTGTACCG GCTGAGGATCCCCCCCTTCGAGAAGGCCCGCACAGTTCTGGAGGCCCTGCAGCAGCGCAGGCCG AGCCCGGAGCTGACCCTGAGCCAGAAGATTAGGGCCAAGCTGCAGAACCCTGACCTGCTGGAGCTGTGCCACTCGGTGCCCAAGGAAGTGGTCCAGCTGG GGGGCAAAGGCTACGGGTCGGAGAGCGGGGAGGAGGACTTTGCTGCCTTCCGAGCCTGGCTGCAGtgttacagcacaccaggcatgaGCTCCCTGCGGGACCGGCATGGCCGCACCATCTGGTTCCAG GGGGATCCTGGACCCCTGGCACCCAAAG GGGGCAAGTCCCGCAAGAAGAAGAAGTCCCAGGAAGCACAGCAGGGTCCTGAGGACAGAGTGGAG GGCTCCTCACGGCCCTGCgtcttctccacccaggaccCTCCATCTCCAAACAAAGCCCCTTCAAGGACACGGAGGGCACAGAGAGGCCTTCCTAAACAGACTACAGCTCAGGTGCCCGAGGGGACCAGCCTCCAACAGGACCCAGAAGCCCCCCCGGTCCCTgacaaagggaagagaaggaggcgGCCAGCAACCTCAG GCCGCCACAGAACCCGGAAGATCAAGGCTGACATCCCATCCTTGGAGCCTGAGGGGACCTCAGCCTCCTAG
- the COMMD4 gene encoding COMM domain-containing protein 4: protein MRFRFCGDLDCPDWVLAEISTLAKISSVKLRLLCGQVLKDLLGGGIDYEKILKLTMDARFESGDVKATVAVLSFILSSAAKHSVDGESLSSELQQLGLPKEHAASLCRCYEEKQSSLQARLRACSLRVNRLVGVGWRVDYTLSSSLLRTVEEPLVHLRLEVAASPGAPAQPVAMSLSADKFQVLLADLKQAQTLMSNVG from the exons ATG CGGTTCCGATTCTGTGGTGACCTGGACTGTCCTGACTGGGTCCTGGCAGAGATCAGCACACTTGCCAAGATT TCCTCCGTGAAGCTGAGGCTGCTATGTGGCCAGGTGCTGAAGGACCTCCTGGGAGGGGGCATTGAT TATGAGAAGATCCTGAAGCTTACCATGGACGCCAGGTTTG AGTCAGGCGATGTGAAGGCCACGGTGGCAGTGCTGAGTTTCATCCTGTCCAGTGCAGCCAAGCACAGCGTGGATGGCGAGTCCTTGTCCAGCGAACTGCAGCAGCTGGGGCTGCCCAAAG AGCACGCGGCCAGCCTCTGTCGCTGCTACGAGGAGAAGCAGAGCTCCCTGCAGGCACGCCTGCGGGCCTGCAGCTTGCGGG TGAACAGGCTGGTAGGCGTGGGCTGGCGGGTGGACTACACCCTGAGCTCTAGCCTGCTGCGCACCGTGGAAGAGCCTTTGGTACACCTGAGGCTGGAGGTGGCCGCTTCCCCAGGTGCCCCGGCCCAGCCTGTTGCCATGTCCCTCTCAGCAGACAAGTTCCAGGTCCTCCTGGCAG ACTTAAAGCAGGCCCAGACCCTGATGAGCAACGTGGGCTGA